The following proteins are encoded in a genomic region of Acidobacteriota bacterium:
- a CDS encoding TonB-dependent receptor: MSFKHLLSLLLALAIIINPALAQSQKSAEATLRVSVVDPNGEAIPKAQIVIGKQSKEAASNARGEAVFSQLATGKISITVSASGFAPRTIKDFNLKPGANQLEVKLQIATVEESVTVGQDKREAKTDPRGDAFSTVLTAEQIAALPDDPDEFEQAIRNMAGPGASFRVNGFRGGKLPPKNQIREIRFRTNAYAAENHESSFISVDIFTKPGLDSWHGSFNFGFRDEALNARNAFAPFRAPEQNRRFGFELGGPLWKKHTSAFLSADGVNSYEAKTIVSALPTGNFFDQVRQPWKTLNLSGRVEHLLTNTHTVRAEYQRNATRRDNNGVGNFDLPERGYTTDSAENVFRVAESGSIGKKLFNEIRFQSIWQDVTIDSLSSATTIQVLNAFNQGGAQVNSSRKSREIELADNLDYATKKHALRFGGQIEAFDYNSNELRNQNGTFIFSSLDAFRAGRPTTYTQRSGLGSVSFDQYQFGWFAQDDWRVAKSLTLSFGLRHEVQTNLSDKNNFMPRIGFAWSPTKSGKTTIRGGGGIFYDWFGADTLEQSLRVNGQQQRDLVIQSPGYPDPFSGGSALTLPPSRIQIQSDLRMPYVAQASVGVERELAQGVRFMSQYFFRRGIHQLRGRNINAPLTGVRPDPTAGNITEVESSANSTNHTWMVNMNWMKMGKFMIGANYVLSKTTDETDGAFGLPVNNFDLRAERGPSLQDTRHRFFLMSNYTLPKGLRLGTIFQASSATPYNITTGFDNNGDSTVNDRPVGVGRNSARGDGRWDLSSRLSWGFGFGKPPESQGGPQVRIIRGGADSGEMLGMMGGMPGQAQKRFRTEFFIQATNLFNHVNPIGFSGVQTSPFFGQPTAATPGRRIETGMRFTF, from the coding sequence ATGAGTTTCAAACATTTGCTGAGTTTGTTGTTGGCATTGGCAATTATCATTAACCCCGCGTTAGCACAAAGCCAAAAATCTGCTGAAGCCACTTTGAGAGTCAGCGTCGTTGATCCAAATGGTGAAGCGATTCCAAAAGCTCAGATTGTCATTGGCAAACAATCCAAAGAGGCTGCTAGCAATGCGCGCGGCGAAGCGGTCTTTTCGCAACTTGCCACCGGCAAAATTTCCATCACCGTTTCTGCAAGTGGCTTTGCACCTCGAACGATCAAGGATTTCAACCTGAAACCCGGCGCAAACCAGCTTGAAGTGAAACTTCAAATCGCCACCGTTGAAGAAAGCGTGACCGTTGGCCAAGACAAACGCGAAGCCAAAACCGACCCACGCGGCGATGCGTTTTCGACCGTATTGACTGCCGAACAAATTGCTGCGTTACCAGACGATCCCGATGAATTCGAGCAGGCGATTCGCAACATGGCCGGGCCGGGCGCAAGCTTTCGCGTCAACGGATTTCGCGGCGGCAAACTTCCGCCCAAAAATCAAATTCGCGAAATTCGTTTTCGCACCAACGCCTACGCCGCGGAAAACCACGAATCGTCGTTTATCAGCGTGGACATTTTCACCAAACCCGGCCTGGACAGTTGGCACGGCAGCTTCAATTTCGGCTTTCGCGATGAAGCCTTGAACGCCCGAAACGCCTTTGCGCCGTTCCGCGCACCGGAACAAAACCGCCGCTTCGGCTTTGAACTTGGCGGGCCGCTTTGGAAAAAACACACCTCGGCATTTTTGTCTGCGGATGGCGTGAACAGTTATGAAGCGAAAACGATTGTCTCGGCACTACCGACCGGAAATTTCTTCGATCAAGTTCGCCAACCGTGGAAAACATTGAATTTGAGCGGGCGCGTCGAGCATTTGCTGACCAACACGCACACGGTGCGCGCCGAATATCAGCGCAACGCCACTCGGCGCGATAACAACGGCGTGGGCAATTTCGATCTGCCTGAACGCGGCTATACGACGGATTCTGCCGAAAACGTATTTCGCGTTGCGGAATCCGGTTCGATTGGCAAAAAGTTGTTCAATGAAATCCGGTTTCAAAGCATCTGGCAGGACGTGACGATTGATTCCCTTTCCAGCGCGACGACGATTCAAGTGTTGAACGCGTTCAATCAAGGCGGCGCGCAAGTCAACAGTTCGCGCAAGTCGCGGGAAATCGAACTTGCAGACAATCTGGATTACGCCACGAAAAAGCATGCGCTACGGTTTGGCGGTCAAATTGAAGCTTTCGATTACAACAGCAACGAACTCCGCAACCAAAACGGCACGTTCATCTTTTCCAGCCTGGATGCCTTTCGCGCCGGACGGCCAACGACATACACGCAACGCAGCGGATTGGGATCGGTCAGTTTTGACCAATACCAATTCGGTTGGTTTGCGCAGGATGATTGGCGCGTAGCCAAAAGCCTGACTTTGAGCTTCGGCTTGCGGCACGAAGTTCAAACCAATCTGAGCGACAAGAATAATTTCATGCCGCGGATTGGCTTTGCGTGGTCGCCAACCAAAAGCGGCAAAACGACGATTCGCGGCGGCGGCGGAATTTTTTATGATTGGTTTGGAGCCGATACGCTGGAACAATCGCTGCGCGTCAACGGCCAGCAGCAACGCGACCTGGTAATTCAATCACCGGGTTACCCCGATCCGTTCAGCGGCGGTTCGGCGCTGACATTGCCTCCAAGCCGAATTCAAATTCAATCGGATTTGCGAATGCCCTACGTTGCACAAGCTTCAGTCGGCGTCGAACGTGAACTGGCGCAAGGCGTACGCTTTATGTCGCAATACTTTTTCCGTCGAGGCATTCACCAACTTCGCGGTCGCAACATCAACGCGCCGTTGACCGGCGTTCGCCCAGACCCGACGGCGGGCAACATTACCGAAGTCGAATCTTCAGCAAACTCGACCAACCACACCTGGATGGTCAATATGAACTGGATGAAGATGGGCAAGTTCATGATCGGAGCAAACTACGTGTTGTCGAAAACCACGGACGAAACCGACGGCGCATTTGGATTGCCCGTGAATAATTTCGACTTGCGAGCCGAACGCGGCCCGTCGCTGCAGGACACGCGGCATCGTTTTTTCCTGATGTCGAATTACACCTTGCCGAAAGGCTTGCGGCTGGGAACGATCTTCCAGGCGAGTTCGGCGACGCCCTACAACATCACTACTGGGTTTGATAACAATGGGGATTCAACCGTTAATGATCGTCCGGTGGGAGTTGGTCGCAATTCCGCGCGTGGCGATGGCCGCTGGGATTTAAGCTCTCGCCTGAGCTGGGGCTTCGGCTTTGGCAAACCGCCGGAATCGCAGGGCGGCCCGCAAGTTCGCATCATTCGCGGTGGAGCGGATAGCGGCGAAATGCTGGGAATGATGGGCGGCATGCCCGGACAAGCGCAGAAACGATTCCGCACGGAATTTTTCATTCAAGCTACGAACCTGTTCAATCACGTGAATCCGATTGGTTTTTCCGGCGTACAAACGTCGCCGTTCTTTGGCCAACCAACTGCGGCCACACCCGGGCGCAGGATAGAAACGGGAATGCGGTTCACCTTCTAA
- a CDS encoding LLM class F420-dependent oxidoreductase — protein MKVGCTLPQSGSIASPENMIRVATHAETLGYDSVWVFERLLWATNPRDPYPPSPDGSWPANFQNVFDPIETLTFVAAHTRNVRLGTSVIVLPYYQPIQLARRLATLDVLSGGRLEICGGVGWSRDEFEAMGVPFARRGERADEILEAMIAIWTRDPVSFDGQFYKIPESKIGPKPIQQPHPPIHLAGFGQYTFDRAAKFGNGWNPAGVMDFDSFDASVKQLQATAHASGRGDLEVVLLMYPVVTETPLGHARRPMVGSLAELRHDVNRLREIGVTHLIFSPPEMGSAATSSIEPALSRLENFLELTR, from the coding sequence ATGAAAGTCGGATGCACTCTTCCTCAAAGCGGTTCCATTGCTTCCCCTGAAAACATGATTCGCGTTGCTACGCACGCTGAAACACTGGGTTACGATTCTGTCTGGGTGTTTGAGCGGTTGTTGTGGGCGACCAATCCGCGCGATCCATACCCGCCTTCGCCGGACGGCAGTTGGCCGGCCAATTTCCAAAATGTGTTTGACCCGATTGAAACGCTGACCTTCGTCGCCGCCCACACGCGAAACGTGCGACTGGGAACCAGCGTCATCGTGCTTCCCTACTATCAACCGATACAACTGGCGCGGCGGTTGGCGACGTTGGATGTGTTATCCGGCGGACGGTTGGAAATTTGCGGTGGAGTCGGTTGGTCGCGCGACGAATTTGAAGCGATGGGCGTCCCCTTCGCTCGTCGAGGCGAACGGGCGGACGAAATCCTGGAAGCGATGATTGCCATCTGGACGCGCGACCCGGTCAGCTTCGACGGCCAGTTTTACAAAATTCCCGAATCGAAAATCGGCCCGAAACCGATTCAACAACCTCACCCGCCAATTCATCTGGCAGGTTTCGGCCAGTACACGTTTGACCGGGCGGCAAAATTCGGCAATGGATGGAATCCGGCTGGCGTCATGGATTTCGACTCGTTTGACGCTTCAGTCAAACAGCTTCAAGCGACGGCGCATGCATCCGGACGAGGCGATTTGGAAGTCGTGTTGCTGATGTACCCGGTTGTTACGGAAACGCCGCTTGGCCACGCGCGCAGACCGATGGTGGGTTCGCTCGCGGAACTCCGCCACGATGTTAACCGGTTACGCGAAATTGGCGTGACGCATTTGATTTTTTCGCCGCCTGAAATGGGTTCCGCCGCCACATCATCAATCGAACCAGCATTATCCAGGCTGGAAAACTTCCTCGAACTCACTCGTTAA
- a CDS encoding PD40 domain-containing protein produces the protein MPINIGSRFDRYEILSLLGVGGMGEVYLAQDTRLNRKVALKILPALYTNDTERVRRFEKEAKAASALNHPNIITIHEVGQIATETGSFHFIATEYIEGQTLRRRIRKAPISVQEAIEITTQIAAALEAAHSAGILHRDIKPENIMVRPDGYVKVLDFGLAKLTERANSGSDDQPWPAEHETDPGLVLGTATYMSPEQARAQKLDARSDLFSLGIVFYEMIAGRSPFQDQTASDVMAAILQREPLPLSHYSSEVTFDLDEILQRLLEKDRDVRFQSARELQTALKNLRLRPIVASEPQPLRKQGSPQTRNGNVDPENLITRFEDPVQATSQISAANQTSSAVILNEIKKHKSGVIFGLSILILVVAGIGFGIAKWLTSQPGEPAFKNAKFTKLVTSARPVDAVVSPDGKYVAFIVDDGNNRSLWVRQVTPTSNAIQITPASDLRFRSPTFSHDGNHIYFVQRKSDSPLGDLYRVPTLSGPVRKLLSGVSSPVALSPDDKQIAYVRELADSSALLLANADGTNERELLTRKLPDSLSIEGPDWSPDSKTIACPVANFSGGINQNVITVQVANGSEQKLLAEAWPNIGRVVWADDGKGIFMSAREPGNLGAAGRQVWFVGYPGGKPTRVTNDLNDYRGVSISADGTTIAAVQINQISNLWIAQANGDNARQVTFGSGSSDGVQGFAWMRDGSIVYSSNASGKPDLWKVNADGTGAQQLTTDAGYNTLPAVSPDGRYITFVSDRSTSGGNVGVWRIDANGGNPKQLTFGQLDLDPHFTPDRTSIVYSSIQSGKRTLWKVSTEGGAPEQILRILSEYPVVSPDGKWLACSYRDEKVSSAAKFAVLPLATILSAPTISDTVAPTIAFDIPTAPWRLVRWAADSQSLTYAASLSGTSNIWSQPITGGAPKKLTSFSSSHIFGFDWSPDGKSLALARGLETREVVLISNFKK, from the coding sequence ATGCCTATCAACATCGGTTCTCGTTTCGACCGTTACGAGATTCTTTCCCTGCTCGGCGTCGGCGGTATGGGGGAAGTTTATCTGGCGCAAGATACACGATTGAACCGCAAGGTTGCGCTGAAGATTTTACCTGCGCTTTACACCAACGACACCGAACGCGTGCGCCGGTTTGAAAAAGAAGCCAAAGCCGCCAGTGCGCTCAATCATCCAAACATCATCACCATTCACGAAGTCGGTCAAATTGCCACCGAAACCGGCAGTTTTCATTTCATCGCCACGGAATACATCGAGGGTCAGACGCTGCGAAGACGAATTCGGAAGGCACCAATTTCCGTGCAGGAAGCCATTGAAATTACCACGCAAATCGCTGCCGCGCTCGAAGCCGCACACTCGGCGGGAATTTTGCATCGGGACATCAAACCGGAAAACATCATGGTGCGACCGGACGGGTACGTGAAGGTGTTGGATTTTGGCCTGGCCAAATTAACCGAACGCGCAAACTCGGGGTCGGACGATCAACCTTGGCCCGCAGAGCATGAAACTGATCCGGGCCTAGTGCTGGGAACGGCAACCTATATGTCTCCCGAACAAGCCCGTGCCCAGAAGCTGGATGCGCGGTCGGATTTGTTCAGTCTGGGAATTGTGTTTTACGAAATGATCGCCGGACGGTCGCCGTTTCAGGATCAAACTGCAAGCGATGTGATGGCTGCAATTTTGCAACGCGAGCCGTTGCCGCTGTCGCATTATTCATCCGAAGTCACCTTTGACCTGGATGAAATTCTTCAACGGCTTCTGGAAAAAGACCGCGATGTGCGCTTTCAATCTGCTAGAGAATTGCAAACTGCCCTGAAAAATCTGCGATTGCGCCCTATCGTCGCCTCGGAACCGCAGCCCCTCAGAAAACAAGGATCGCCACAAACACGCAATGGGAATGTGGATCCGGAAAATCTGATCACCAGATTTGAAGATCCGGTTCAGGCGACCAGCCAAATTTCGGCGGCGAATCAAACGAGTTCTGCTGTCATTTTGAATGAAATCAAAAAACACAAAAGCGGCGTCATTTTCGGACTCTCTATTCTTATTTTGGTCGTGGCGGGAATCGGTTTTGGCATTGCCAAATGGCTGACCTCGCAACCCGGCGAACCTGCGTTCAAGAACGCCAAATTTACAAAGCTGGTAACTTCCGCTCGCCCTGTGGACGCAGTGGTTTCGCCTGATGGCAAATACGTCGCCTTCATCGTTGATGATGGCAACAACCGCAGTTTGTGGGTCAGGCAAGTGACTCCGACCAGCAATGCGATCCAGATCACGCCCGCTTCAGATTTACGATTCCGTTCGCCGACGTTTTCCCACGACGGAAATCACATTTACTTCGTCCAGCGCAAATCGGATTCGCCGCTGGGCGATCTTTACAGAGTTCCCACGCTGAGCGGCCCGGTTCGTAAACTTTTGTCCGGTGTCAGCAGCCCCGTGGCGCTTTCGCCCGACGACAAACAAATTGCCTATGTCCGCGAATTGGCAGATTCCAGCGCGTTGTTGTTGGCAAACGCCGATGGAACCAACGAGCGCGAGTTGCTGACTCGCAAGCTTCCCGATTCCCTTTCAATTGAAGGTCCGGATTGGTCGCCGGATAGCAAAACCATTGCCTGTCCGGTAGCGAATTTTTCCGGCGGCATCAATCAAAACGTCATCACGGTTCAGGTCGCGAATGGTTCAGAACAGAAATTGTTGGCTGAAGCATGGCCAAACATTGGACGTGTTGTCTGGGCGGATGACGGCAAAGGAATTTTTATGTCAGCGCGCGAGCCTGGCAATTTAGGCGCGGCCGGTCGCCAGGTTTGGTTCGTCGGGTATCCAGGCGGGAAACCGACTCGCGTAACCAATGATTTGAACGATTATCGAGGCGTTTCGATTTCCGCCGATGGAACAACCATTGCTGCTGTGCAAATCAACCAGATTTCCAATCTTTGGATCGCTCAGGCCAATGGCGATAATGCACGTCAAGTGACGTTTGGTTCCGGCAGCAGCGACGGTGTACAGGGATTTGCCTGGATGCGCGACGGGTCAATCGTTTATTCGTCGAATGCCAGCGGCAAACCTGATCTTTGGAAAGTAAATGCCGACGGCACGGGAGCACAGCAACTAACGACCGACGCCGGATACAACACGCTTCCGGCCGTTTCACCGGATGGCCGTTACATTACATTCGTTTCCGACCGCAGCACTTCAGGCGGCAACGTAGGTGTGTGGCGAATTGACGCCAACGGCGGAAATCCAAAACAACTCACGTTTGGCCAGCTCGACCTTGATCCCCACTTTACGCCCGACCGCACATCCATCGTGTATTCTTCAATTCAGTCCGGAAAACGCACGCTGTGGAAAGTTTCCACCGAAGGCGGAGCACCAGAACAAATTTTGAGGATACTTTCGGAGTATCCGGTCGTGTCGCCCGATGGCAAATGGCTGGCCTGTTCGTACCGCGACGAAAAAGTATCTTCCGCTGCGAAATTTGCGGTGCTGCCATTGGCAACCATCTTGTCCGCACCAACAATTTCCGACACCGTTGCTCCTACGATTGCTTTTGACATTCCAACAGCTCCGTGGCGTTTGGTGCGTTGGGCAGCGGATAGTCAATCATTGACCTATGCTGCTTCGCTCAGCGGCACCTCGAACATTTGGAGCCAACCCATCACTGGCGGCGCTCCCAAAAAATTGACGAGTTTCAGTTCAAGTCATATTTTTGGATTCGATTGGTCGCCCGACGGCAAATCTCTGGCATTAGCTCGCGGCCTGGAAACGCGAGAGGTTGTTTTGATCAGTAATTTCAAGAAGTAG
- a CDS encoding MFS transporter → MKDKRIFPIFIVVFVDILGFSIILPLLPFYAGTFNASDQLIGLLIASYSVCQFIAAPILGHLSDNHGRRPVLLYSQFGSFLGFILLGLAMKLPSPLIWMFVARMIDGFSGGNLTVAQAYISDITPPESRARTFGMIIGGSFGLAFTIGPALGSLVSSHFGYNITAYVAATISMTSILATTFLLPETQHRSDEVRPSGLAMYTRALDYLSISDLRPLLMIFFFMSLPFTIYTTMFPLFAKKQLGFSVAQAGYFLAFVGLLGVFWQVAMIGPTVNRFGEYKSMMFGLTASAVGLYYVVFVDVWWKLIFVALLFSFGHGVSRPPLTSLISSTAPPNRRGGVFGAVTSLESISRIIGPILGGWLISVHPTWLGWVGGLLFTTATLIGLSLKARQSSSATA, encoded by the coding sequence ATGAAAGATAAACGCATTTTTCCAATTTTCATCGTCGTCTTCGTGGACATTCTGGGCTTCAGCATCATTTTGCCGCTGTTGCCATTTTACGCGGGCACCTTCAACGCCTCGGATCAACTTATTGGGTTGCTGATCGCGTCGTATTCGGTGTGCCAATTTATCGCGGCTCCAATCCTGGGCCATCTCAGCGACAATCACGGTCGCCGGCCTGTTCTGCTTTACAGCCAATTCGGCTCTTTTCTTGGTTTTATCTTGCTCGGATTGGCCATGAAGTTACCGTCTCCATTGATCTGGATGTTTGTCGCCAGAATGATTGATGGCTTTTCCGGCGGAAACCTGACTGTTGCTCAAGCATACATCAGCGACATCACACCTCCGGAATCGCGTGCCAGAACATTTGGAATGATCATTGGCGGTTCGTTTGGCCTGGCGTTTACCATTGGTCCGGCGCTGGGGTCGCTGGTTTCTTCGCATTTTGGCTACAACATTACGGCTTACGTCGCGGCCACGATTTCCATGACCAGTATTCTGGCGACGACATTTTTGCTCCCTGAAACTCAACATCGAAGCGATGAAGTGCGACCCAGTGGATTGGCAATGTACACGCGCGCATTGGATTACCTTTCGATTTCGGATCTTCGCCCCCTGCTGATGATTTTCTTTTTTATGTCGCTGCCGTTCACCATTTACACGACGATGTTTCCGCTGTTCGCCAAAAAGCAATTGGGGTTCAGCGTAGCGCAAGCCGGATACTTTTTGGCGTTTGTCGGATTGTTAGGCGTGTTCTGGCAAGTCGCAATGATCGGGCCGACCGTCAATCGTTTTGGCGAATACAAATCCATGATGTTCGGGCTGACGGCCAGCGCCGTCGGATTGTATTACGTCGTGTTTGTTGACGTTTGGTGGAAGCTGATTTTTGTGGCGTTGCTGTTTTCCTTTGGCCACGGAGTTTCCCGCCCACCGCTGACCAGCCTGATTTCCAGCACGGCTCCGCCAAATCGAAGGGGCGGCGTGTTTGGAGCCGTCACCTCACTGGAAAGCATCAGTCGAATCATTGGGCCGATCCTGGGAGGATGGCTGATCTCCGTGCATCCCACCTGGCTGGGATGGGTCGGCGGATTGCTGTTTACGACCGCCACACTGATTGGCCTGTCACTGAAAGCTCGTCAGTCCAGTTCCGCCACGGCTTAA